In a single window of the Gossypium hirsutum isolate 1008001.06 chromosome A13, Gossypium_hirsutum_v2.1, whole genome shotgun sequence genome:
- the LOC107945677 gene encoding HVA22-like protein c codes for MGSQNFLQVVAKNFDVLALPLVTLVYPLYASIKAIETRSNNDDQQWLTYWVLYSLITLFELTFAKVLEWFPIWPYAKLIFTCWLVLPQFNGAKYVYRHFIRPFYMNPQRATTIWYVPRKKSIFSQQDDILTAAEKYIEEHGTHEFERLITKAEKEERIRRGNNYMIFDDDYIY; via the exons ATGGGTTCCCAGAACTTTCTTCAAGTTGTTGCCAAGAACTTTGATGTTCTTGCTCT GCCTTTAGTCACTCTTGTTTACCCTCT ATACGCTTCAATCAAGGCTATAGAAACGAGGTCTAACAACGATGATCAACAATGGCTGACGTATTGGGTCCTTTACTCTTTGATTACACTTTTCGAACTTACTTTTGCCAAAGTCCTCGAATG GTTCCCGATTTGGCCATATGCAAAGCTGATATTTACATGCTGGTTGGTGCTTCCTCAGTTCAATGGGGCAAAATACGTATATCGTCACTTCATAAGACCATTTTACATGAACCCGCAACGTGCCACCACCATTTGGTATGTCCCCCGCAAGAAGAGTATTTTCAGCCAGCAAGATGACATTCTAACTGCTGCCGAGAAGTACATTGAAGAGCATGGCACTCACGAATTTGAAAGGCTTATAACCAAG GCTGAGAAAGAAGAAAGAATCCGACGCGGCAACAACTACATGATCTTTGATGATGATTATATATATTGA
- the LOC107945675 gene encoding PH, RCC1 and FYVE domains-containing protein 1: MADSQRNGLFERDVNQAITALKKGTCLLKYGRRGKPKFCPFHLSNDESKLIWYSGKEEKQLKLSQVSRIIPGQRTAVFHRYPQPEKEYQSFSLICNDRSLDLICKDKDEAEVWFVGLKALISHGTCRKWKIEVGSDTASVDTPKSHNRRTSPNSHFDRGDAQGIQVPYEAHTRLGKAFADIITHAASAKTSNQVDSVEFGLLSTGSVENLNGRSSGADAIRVSLSSAVSSSSHGSCHEDNDALVDIFIWGQGIGGGILGGSGDKIGSSFNTKMDALLPKVLESKMVVDADNIACGSRHAAMVTRQGEIFSWGEESGGRLGHGVEADVPHPKLIDTIRGMNFESVACGEYHTCAITVSGDLYTWGDGTHNSGLLGHGSEVGHWIPKRVSYLDGMHVSYVSCGPWHTALVTSGGQLFTFGDGSFGALGHGDRNSTTIPQEVEALSGLQTTRVACGAWHTAAIVEVVTESSGNGSPVSSSSTKLFTWGDGNKGQLGHGDKEPRLCPQSVGALYDDNISQVVCGHDLTVALTTSGQVYTMGSSAYGQLGSPTTDGKVPTRVEGKITDSIVEEIACGSYHVAILNSKKEVYTWGKGTNGQLGHGDTDDRNTPTLVNFLKDKQVKSVVCGSNFSAVVCLHKWISSADHSMCSGCRNPFGFRRKRHNCYNCGLFFCKACTMRKSLKASLAPTINKPYRVCDDCFAKLKKGADPVSNAWTPKVRNGIFPRKSNESIDKDVLAPRSHTQLSRLSAAGLCNQSESGNCKHELKLDLQNRTLFPAQNGNFHLGGFYTPKLSLSPVGDSKKNLPVSVSRKTSRAASPASGKSSTRSSTVTFDDSKQMNDGLNQEIITLRAQVEDLTCKSQHLEAELENTSRRLKEVTAIAENEAEKYKAAEEAIRSLTAQLEEVANRLPTCHNAGNTSPTAKHSSDIEHVFSSCSHASSMMSSAPSNNKCNANNLSTSHGTKVQTKKSETVIHNEPGVYITLSPLPNGSNALKRVRFSRKHFTEEQAEKWWAENGAKVCERHNIIRAY; the protein is encoded by the exons ATGGCTGATTCACAGAGAAATGGTCTCTTTGAGAGGGATGTCAATCAG GCCATTACAGCGCTAAAGAAAGGAACGTGCTTGCTCAAGTATGGACGTAGAGGGAAGCCCAAGTTCTGCCCTTTTCATCTCTCCAAT GATGAGTCTAAATTGATATGGTACTCTGGGAAAGAAGAGAAACAACTTAAGCTTAGTCAAGTTTCAAGAATCATTCCTGGGCAGCGTACT GCAGTTTTTCATCGATATCCTCAGCCGGAAAAGGAGTATCAGTCCTTTTCATTGATATGCAATGACAGGTCCTTGGATTTG ATATGTAAAGATAAGGATGAGGCCGAAGTCTGGTTTGTTGGTCTTAAGGCATTGATTTCTCATGGTACCTGTCGCAAATGGAAGATCGAAGTAGGAAGTGATACTGCATCAGTAGATACTCCAAAATCACACAACAGGAGAACTTCTCCGAATTCACATTTT GATCGAGGAGATGCGCAAGGAATTCAAGTGCCTTATGAGGCACACACTAGATTGGGAAAGGCATTTGCTGACATAATTACACATGCTGCTTCAGCCAAAACTTCCAATCAAGTAGATTCAGTTGAGTTTGGCTTATTATCAACTGGTTCTGTCGAAAACTTAAATGGTCGAAGTTCGGGGGCTGATGCAATTAGAGTTAGTTTATCAAGTGCTGTAAGTTCATCAAGCCATGGTTCTTGTCATGAAGACAATGATGCCTTGGTCGATATTTTCATATGGGGACAAGGTATTGGTGGCGGAATACTGGGGGGCAGTGGGGATAAAATTGGCAGTTCTTTCAATACAAAGATGGATGCACTTCTTCCGAAGGTATTGGAATCAAAAATGGTTGTAGACGCAGATAATATTGCTTGTGGAAGTAGGCATGCAGCTATGGTAACAAGGCAGGGTGAGATTTTCAGTTGGGGGGAAGAATCAGGGGGCAGGCTTGGGCATGGTGTGGAAGCTGATGTCCCCCACCCTAAGCTCATAGATACTATTCGAGGTATGAATTTTGAATCAGTAGCATGCGGTGAGTATCATACTTGTGCTATTACAGTCTCTGGGGATCTTTATACATGGGGTGATGGAACACACAATTCTGGTCTGCTTGGGCATGGAAGTGAAGTAGGTCACTGGATCCCCAAAAGGGTAAGTTACTTGGATGGCATGCATGTGTCCTATGTCTCATGTGGACCTTGGCATACAGCTCTGGTGACATCTGGTGGTCAGTTGTTCACATTTGGAGATGGATCTTTTGGAGCACTAGGACATGGAGATCGTAATAGCACAACTATTCCACAGGAAGTGGAGGCTTTGAGTGGATTACAGACAACAAGGGTTGCCTGTGGTGCTTGGCACACTGCTGCAATTGTTGAGGTTGTGACTGAATCATCTGGTAATGGATCTCCTGTTAGCTCTTCTTCAACAAAGCTGTTTACATGGGGGGATGGAAATAAAGGCCAACTCGGGCATGGCGATAAAGAACCTAGACTCTGCCCCCAAAGTGTAGGTGCTCTATATGATGACAACATCAGCCAGGTTGTATGTGGACATGATCTCACAGTTGCTCTTACAACCTCAGGACAAGTGTATACAATGGGGAGTTCAGCTTATGGTCAATTGGGGAGTCCTACAACTGATGGCAAGGTTCCAACCCGGGTTGAAGGTAAAATAACAGATAGCATTGTTGAAGAAATTGCATGCGGATCGTATCATGTTGCTATTTTGAATTCAAAAAAAGAGGTTTATACTTGGGGAAAGGGCACAAATGGGCAACTAGGACATGGAGATACTGATGACAGAAATACACCAACCCTTGTTAATTTCCTGAAAGATAAGCAAGTTAAGAGTGTAGTTTGTGGTTCAAACTTTTCTGCAGTTGTATGTCTTCATAAATGGATATCTAGTGCTGATCATTCTATGTGCTCTGGTTGTCGAAATCCGTTTGGTTTCAGAAGAAAGCGTCACAACTGTTATAATTGTGGACTATTCTTTTGCAAAGCATGCACTATGAGGAAATCTCTAAAGGCTTCATTGGCTCCAACTATTAACAAACCATATAGAGTGTGTGATGATTGTTTtgctaaattgaaaaaaggtgCAGACCCTGTTTCTAATGCCTGGACTCCTAAAGTCCGAAATGGAATCTTTCCTCGTAAATCCAATGAGAGTATAGATAAAGATGTTTTAGCTCCCAGGTCACATACACAACTCTCCAGACTGTCTGCTGCTGGCTTGTGTAATCAGTCTGAAAGTGGGAACTGCAAGCATGaactgaaactagacttacaaaATCGGACCCTTTTCCCAGCTCAGAACGGAAATTTTCATCTCGGAGGATTTTATACACCAAAGCTATCGCTTTCTCCAGTTGGAGATTCTAAGAAAAATTTACCAGTTTCAGTTTCTAGAAAGACATCTCGAGCAGCCTCTCCTGCTTCAGGAAAGTCGAGCACTCGATCTTCAACTGTAACTTTCGATGATTCAAAGCAAATGAATGACGGTCTCAACCAAGAGATCATAACTTTAAGGGCACAG GTCGAAGATCTTACATGCAAATCCCAACATCTTGAAGCTGAGCTTGAAAATACGTCAAGGAGATTAAAGGAGGTCACTGCAATAGCAGAAAATGAAGCTGAAAAATACAAAGCAGCGGAAGAAGCTATTAGGTCTCTTACTGCTCAG TTGGAGGAGGTGGCTAACAGACTTCCAACATGCCATAATGCCGGCAATACCAGTCCTACGGCCAAACACAGTTCAGATATTGAACATGTGTTCTCCAGTTGCAGCCATGCAAGCAGCATGATGTCGTCTGCACCAAGTAACAATAAGTGCAATGCAAACAACCTATCCACATCTCACGGAACCAAAGTACAAACTAAAAAGTCAGAGACGGTAATACACAATGAGCCAGGAGTGTACATAACTTTATCACCCTTGCCCAATGGAAGTAATGCACTCAAGCGTGTCCGCTTTAG TCGGAAGCATTTCACAGAAGAACAAGCAGAAAAATGGTGGGCTGAAAATGGGGCTAAAGTATGTGAACGGCATAATATCATTCGTGCATATTAG
- the LOC107945676 gene encoding pentatricopeptide repeat-containing protein At1g26900, mitochondrial, translating to MLFKPSNFGPHPSTIVSILKSCKQITEISQIHGCIIKTGLDNDPFIISKLLLSSSLQDIKYAASVFKQIDNPNLFMYNCILRGFSISNNPKQAFSVFNNLRAKDGIFLDQFSFITTLKACGRELAIFNGQMIHGLALRSGHLFFINVKNTLLRVYSVCGRMFDAHNLFDESPERNDVVSWNTLMGGYLDVSKPDTVIGLFRQMRWNCLTMSVTTFLTVLLAMGEVRDSLGGESIHGHCLKLGFCFDSNLVSALIDMYAKTGNVYLGRRAFDEVVAKDVVLWNCMISKYAENGLLEESLALLRLMKVMQVKPNSTTLVSLLSACAASGAINIGLCIGNYVEEEGIPLDAVIGTALVNMYAKCGVLNKAVDVFHRMESKDVKCWTAMISGYGVHGFTQDAIRLFYQMEEEGFRPNEVTFLTVLSACSHGGLITEGTSCFEKMIQYGILPKVEHYGCIIDLFGRAGLLEEAHDLIKSLPIKGDATAWRALLSACRVYGNVELGECVKGILVGSYNQLPTDSILLSSTYAIAGRLQDQTRMQAMEKEMLKRAGIRSVGKEDKMLKEAGYSIIEMENEGFDHNS from the coding sequence ATGCTATTCAAACCTTCAAACTTTGGCCCACATCCTTCAACCATCGTTTCCATATTAAAATCATGCAAGCAAATTACTGAAATCTCTCAAATTCATGGCTGTATCATTAAAACTGGACTTGATAATGACCCTTTCATTATAAGCaagcttcttctttcttcttcactGCAAGATATAAAATATGCAGCCTCCGTCTTCAAGCAAATTGACAACCCAAATCTCTTCATGTACAATTGCATCCTTAGAGGCTTTTCCATTAGCAATAACCCAAAACAAGCTTTTAGTGTTTTCAATAACTTGAGGGCTAAAGATGGGATTTTTCTCGATCAGTTCTCTTTCATTACTACGCTTAAAGCATGTGGCCGTGAATTGGCAATTTTTAACGGTCAAATGATTCACGGGTTGGCTTTGAGATCTGGGCATTTGTTTTTCATCAATGTTAAGAATACCCTTTTGCGTGTTTACAGTGTTTGTGGAAGAATGTTTGATGCTCATAACTTGTTCGATGAAAGTCCTGAAAGGAACGATGTCGTTTCGTGGAACACTCTGATGGGTGGGTATCTTGATGTTTCTAAACCTGATACTGTCATAGGTTTGTTCAGACAAATGCGTTGGAATTGTTTGACAATGAGTGTCACTACGTTTTTGACTGTTCTATTGGCTATGGGTGAAGTACGGGATTCACTTGGGGGAGAGTCAATTCACGGGCATTGTTTGAAACTTGGGTTTTGTTTTGATTCAAATCTGGTATCTGCTTTAATCGATATGTATGCGAAAACTGGGAATGTTTATTTAGGGCGTAGGGCTTTCGATGAGGTTGTAGCAAAGGATGTTGTACTCTGGAATTGTATGATCAGCAAGTATGCTGAAAATGGCCTGCTTGAAGAGTCTTTAGCTTTACTACGTCTCATGAAAGTTATGCAAGTAAAGCCTAATTCGACTACATTGGTATCTTTGCTTTCAGCTTGTGCTGCCTCCGGAGCTATAAATATAGGACTTTGCATAGGTAATTATGTGGAAGAGGAAGGAATACCACTGGATGCGGTTATCGGGACGGCTCTCGTCAATATGTATGCAAAGTGTGGTGTTTTAAACAAGGCCGTTGATGTGTTTCATAGGATGGAGAGCAAAGATGTAAAATGTTGGACTGCGATGATTTCAGGTTACGGAGTGCATGGTTTTACCCAAGATGCCATTAGGTTATTTTATCAAATGGAGGAAGAAGGCTTTAGACCTAATGAAGTCACTTTCTTAACAGTTTTGAGTGCCTGCAGTCATGGAGGGCTAATCACAGAGGGGACAAGTTGCTTTGAGAAGATGATTCAATATGGTATCTTGCCGAAAGTCGAACACTATGGATGTATCATTGATCTTTTTGGCCGTGCTGGATTGCTAGAAGAAGCACATGATTTAATCAAAAGCTTGCCCATTAAAGGCGATGCTACTGCATGGCGTGCACTGCTTTCAGCTTGCCGAGTATACGGGAACGTTGAGTTGGGGGAATGTGTGAAGGGCATATTGGTGGGATCTTATAATCAACTTCCAACAGATTCAATCCTTCTTTCTAGTACATATGCTATTGCTGGAAGGTTGCAGGATCAAACCAGGATGCAGGCAATGGAAAAAGAAATGCTCAAAAGGGCTGGGATTAGGTCAGTTGGAAAGGAAGATAAGATGCTTAAGGAAGCTGGATATAGCATAATTGAGATGGAAAATGAAGGGTTTGATCATAATTCCTAA